TAAATCTTTACTGTACCAAACCGTTGGAGCTCCAGAAGCCAGCATTTCATTATCGGTCGTGGCATAGATATAATAAATGTCTCCAAATTTTTTAATAGTTGGATCTGCGTAATATCCAGGTAATATTGGATTTCCAGTTGATAAATTACTCGCTTCAACTTTTTTTTGAGCAATGACTTGTAAGGTAAAAACGAGTAGTATAAGGTTGTAAAATATATTTTTGTTTGACATTGCTAATAAAATTAAGTTGAAGCGTTTTTAAATGATATTAATATTTCCAAACTAATACATCAGAAGTTTTTACAGCGTTGTTTCCGAAAATTGCCTTGGCATTTTTTGGTAAATTGATTTCGTAGATTTTATCAGAATAATTGACTGCAATGCCAAAACCGTCACGATATTCTACCATTACACCTTCAGGATAATCTTCTATTGCTACATTCTGCTTTTGATATAGTTTTCGCAATACTTGTTTTTCTAGTTCTCCATTTTTAGAATCTACGCCAATGTAAGTTACCGTTCCTTTACCTAAACTTCTAGAAATAACAGCTGGTTTTCCAGCATAAAACTCACTTCCATAAGTTGCCCAAACCTCCGTTTCTTTATTCGGTTTTAATAAATCGCCCCAGCTAGTCCATGCAAATTCCTGATTATTGAACTTTATTACTCCCGGAGATTGTGGCATTAATAAATCATACGATTCTATTTCAGAACCTATTAAGCTCCACATCGGTTCGTAAAACTTAGCTTCCCAAAGATGTCCCAAACGATTTTGTATTCCAGATCGGCAGCTCAACACCAAGTTTCCACCATTTTTAGCGTACAAAGTCAATTTGTCAATCATTTTTTGGTCAATCATCTGATAAGCAGGAACAATCAAGAAAGGATACTTAGAAAAATCCGTCAAATCCCTCACAAAATCAACGGGTGCACCAAAAGATTTAGTGGCTTTATAATATTTCAGAAAATGTCCAATGGTGTTCCATTCCTTGGTTTGTTTGTTTAAGTCGATTCCCATCACATTATCCCCATTAAACAAAATTCCCGTTTTGCGTTTCAAATAATAATCTGGCAATGCTGCTTTAGCATCATACATTTTGCGCAGCGTATTTATCTCTTTAATAAATTGATTGAACTCTAAACCACCAGGAGTTGGTGTTACTCCGTCTGTACCAACAATCCCGTAATGATATTGCTCATAACCGTACAATGGCGCGCGAAAACGATACGTACAGGCAAATTTACTGCCACCTGCAAAAACATGCCACAGCCACATACGTACAGTTCCCGGCATTGGCTGCGGATTTATACTTCCCCAGTTGACTTGTCCCGGCTGTAATTCCATACAACCGTACATTCCTTTTAAAGGACGAAAAAAATCATTTGACATTCCGATACTGGAATAATCTCCCAAACGATACCCTTGCGAACCGATTCCTAAACTTCCCCCGTAAACCAAATAACGCGTGTAACAATCAAAATCCAGCTCTTTACTCATTCCTACAAAACTTTCATTGTAATTGGATCTGTAGTTAGAAGTGATCCATTGGTCTTTGCTTACATATTTTCGAATTGTAATGGCCTGCGAATCCAGAAAAGTGGCTGTTTCTTCATCTGCAAATCGATAATGATCCAATTGCGAATGTAAATTCATTCCCCATTCTTTATGAAGCGGAATGTTAATTT
This portion of the Flavobacterium panacagri genome encodes:
- a CDS encoding beta-galactosidase, producing the protein MHLKSKKHFLKGFLLGLFGIGISLNVAAQKFDKFFPKKDLTTVGVYYYPEHWDQSQWDRDLKKISEMGFEFTHFGEFAWAQLEPQEGVYDFKWLDKAVEIAAKYKLKIVMCTSTATPPVWLVRKHPDILATYEDGTKTDHGSRQHASFSSNYYRSYSLKMIEELAKRYGNNKNIMGWQVDNEPARFLDYGADAQHRYRNWLKNKYKSIDALNVAWGNNFWSGTYTDFEQINIPLHKEWGMNLHSQLDHYRFADEETATFLDSQAITIRKYVSKDQWITSNYRSNYNESFVGMSKELDFDCYTRYLVYGGSLGIGSQGYRLGDYSSIGMSNDFFRPLKGMYGCMELQPGQVNWGSINPQPMPGTVRMWLWHVFAGGSKFACTYRFRAPLYGYEQYHYGIVGTDGVTPTPGGLEFNQFIKEINTLRKMYDAKAALPDYYLKRKTGILFNGDNVMGIDLNKQTKEWNTIGHFLKYYKATKSFGAPVDFVRDLTDFSKYPFLIVPAYQMIDQKMIDKLTLYAKNGGNLVLSCRSGIQNRLGHLWEAKFYEPMWSLIGSEIESYDLLMPQSPGVIKFNNQEFAWTSWGDLLKPNKETEVWATYGSEFYAGKPAVISRSLGKGTVTYIGVDSKNGELEKQVLRKLYQKQNVAIEDYPEGVMVEYRDGFGIAVNYSDKIYEINLPKNAKAIFGNNAVKTSDVLVWKY